From the Candidatus Kapaibacterium thiocyanatum genome, the window AATGGAACGGTGTCCACTTCCAGCTCGTGGATACGGGGGGGATCGTGCCGGACAGCGAGGAGCTGTTCGACAAGGCCATCCGCGAACAGGCCATGATGGCCCTCGAAGAAGCCGATGCCATCATCTTCGTCTGTGACGGACGCGATGGCGTGACGCCGGTGGACGAGATGATCGCCGCAATGCTGCGGACGACACCGAAGCCGGTGACCCTGATCGTGAACAAGTGCGACAATGCGATGATGGATATGAATTCCTCCGAATTCTATTCCCTCGGTCTCGGCGATCCCTATCCCATTTCCGCCCTGAACGGCAGAAGCACCGGAGACTTTCTCGATCGCGTCGTCGGCTTCCTGCCGAAGAACGAGGAAGCGGAGGACGATCGCCTGAAGATCGCCATCGTCGGCCGCCCGAACGTCGGCAAGAGCTCACTGACCAATGCCCTGCTCGGACGCGAGCGCAGTATCGTGACGCCGATCGCCGGCACCACGCGCGATGCCATCGACAGCGTCGTGCGCTTCTACGGCGAGGAGATGGTCCTCATCGATACGGCAGGTCTGCGCCGCCGCAGCCAGATCAAGGAACAGGTGGAGATGTACAGTACGATGCGCACGGCCCGTGCGATCGAACGCTGCGATGTCGCCATCGTCGTTCTCGATGCCACGCAAGGACTGGAAACGCAGGACAAGCGCATCATCGACCAGGTCGTCGCCGAACGGAGAGGCATCATCGTCGCCGTGAACAAGTGGGACCTCGTCGAGAAGGATACGCGCACGGCCGACGACTTCACGAAGAAGTACAAGGAGGCCCTCCCGACCTTCGACTACGCTCCGGTGGTCTACATCTCCGCACTCACCAAGCAGCGGATCACACGCGTGCTCGAAATGGCGAAGGAAATCCAGGCCCGCCGCGAAGTACGCATCAGCACGTCGAAACTCAACGACGTTCTGCTCGCCGAACTGGATCGCGTCCCACCGCCCTCGGTGCGGGGCCGCGACCTCCGCATCAACTACATCACGCAGGTGCGTACGGCACCGCCGATCTTCGCCTTCTTCTGCAATCATCCGGATCTCATCCCGGATTCCTACAAGCGCTTCATGGAGCGTCAGCTACGCGAGCATTTCGACCTCGAAGGCGTGCCCGTGAGCTTCGTCTTCAGGAAGAAGCATCGCGACAGGAACGAGGACTGACAGGCCCCTCCTCTCTCCGCCGCAGTGGCCAGCGAGTCCTTTCGAAGATGGTCATGGCGTGGCCGTCCGTCGCCGCCTGAAACCTACGACTATCGCTTCTTCAGCATCAGGAGACGATGCGTGAATTCCGTGCCTATGCCGCTGATCACGCACCGTTCGTTCCTGTCCGAGAGATATCGCGCCGTCCAGTCCACGATGCCGCCATCGCCCGTTTCGTACCATGTGCCTTCGTGCCGCAGGCTGAGCTTGAACCGCAGACCCTTGTAGTAGGGCTGATCATGCTGCGGAATGTACTCCCGTTCGATGACGATGTCCGGAAGTGTGGCCGCGATGCGGCCCATGACGTTCGTGGAGAGTCTGTCGATGGCGGGTCGGCGATCATGGATCCGGAAGGCGATCCTGATGTCGCGATGGGCGGCCGCGCCCGCGATGCCATCGTGAGACAGGGCTACGAGGGTGGAGACATGATGCACGATTTCTTCCTCGATCCAGGTCGTTCCCCGGTCGTGGCCGGCGGACGTCATGCCGAAGAGATCGAAGTGCGGGCGGAATCGGGGATCGCCGGGCGGTGG encodes:
- a CDS encoding ribosome biogenesis GTPase Der, producing the protein MSLVAIVGRPNVGKSTLFNRIIEERHAIVEAVPGVTRDRIYARGEWNGVHFQLVDTGGIVPDSEELFDKAIREQAMMALEEADAIIFVCDGRDGVTPVDEMIAAMLRTTPKPVTLIVNKCDNAMMDMNSSEFYSLGLGDPYPISALNGRSTGDFLDRVVGFLPKNEEAEDDRLKIAIVGRPNVGKSSLTNALLGRERSIVTPIAGTTRDAIDSVVRFYGEEMVLIDTAGLRRRSQIKEQVEMYSTMRTARAIERCDVAIVVLDATQGLETQDKRIIDQVVAERRGIIVAVNKWDLVEKDTRTADDFTKKYKEALPTFDYAPVVYISALTKQRITRVLEMAKEIQARREVRISTSKLNDVLLAELDRVPPPSVRGRDLRINYITQVRTAPPIFAFFCNHPDLIPDSYKRFMERQLREHFDLEGVPVSFVFRKKHRDRNED